The following are encoded together in the Pungitius pungitius chromosome 7, fPunPun2.1, whole genome shotgun sequence genome:
- the serpinc1 gene encoding antithrombin-III — translation MKAADWLLVLASLPLVSFAFDSDICSAKPKNIALEPRCIYRSPEPEAEAGQPPPPQTPETMPESTNPRVWELSKANSRFALSLYKRLALGKAPEANIFMSPISISTAFAMTKLGACNQTLRQIMEVFEFNGIKEKTSDQVHFFFAKLNCRLYRKKDKTTELISANRLFGDKSLTFNETYQNISEAVYGAKLLPLDFKGNPEKARVTINDWIANKTENLIRDTLPEGALDSNTILVLVNTIYFKGQWKNKFDTDNVYVSDFRVSEARTCSVKMMYQETKFRYMNFPDDQVQLLEMPYRGDDITMVVILPMRDTPLSKVEEGLDLNKLTSWLDQMKEKTVAVHIPRFRIGDSFSVKEKLQDMGLTDLFSSERASLPGMLEDGSEGLHISDAFHKAFLEVNEEGSEAGAATAVVAIGRSLNLNREVFLANRPFLLLIRESTINSLLFTARVADPCDQ, via the exons ATGAAGGCTGCTGATTGGTTGTTGGTTCTGGCGTCCCTGCCCCTCGTCTCCTTCGCCTTCGATTCGGACATCTGCAGCGCCAAACCCAAAAACATTGCCCTGGAGCCGCGCTGCATCTACCGCAGCCCCGAGCCCGAGGCCGAGGccggccagcccccccccccgcagaccccGGAGACCATGCCGGAGTCCACCAACCCCCGGGTCTGGGAGCTGTCCAAGGCCAACAGCCGCTTTGCCCTGTCCCTGTACAAACGCCTGGCCCTCGGCAAGGCCCCCGAGGCCAACATCTTCATGTCCCCCATCAGCATCTCCACGGCCTTCGCCATGACCAAACTGGGAGCCTGCAACCAGACGCTGCGGCAGATCATGGAG GTGTTTGAGTTCAACGGCATCAAAGAGAAGACGTCGGATCAGGTCCACTTCTTCTTCGCCAAGCTCAACTGTCGTCTGTACAGGAAGAAGGACAAGACCACCGAGCTGATCTCCGCCAACCGACTGTTCGGAGACAAGTCTCTGACCTTCAACGAGACGTACCAGAACATCAGCGAGGCGGTGTATGGGGCCAAACTGCTGCCTCTCGACTTCAAG GGGAACCCGGAGAAGGCCCGGGTCACCATCAACGACTGGATCGCCAACAAGACGGAGAACCTGATCCGGGACACGCTGCCAGAGGGGGCTCTGGACTCCAACACGATCCTGGTCCTCGTCAACACCATCTACTTCAAG GGTCAGTGGAAGAACAAGTTCGACACAGACAACGTGTACGTCTCGGACTTCCGGGTCAGCGAGGCTCGGACCTGCTCCGTCAAGATGATGTACCAGGAGACCAAGTTCAGGTACATGAACTTCCCCGACGACCAGGTGCAGCTGCTGGAGATGCCGTACCGCGGAGACGACATCACCATGGTGGTCATCCTGCCGATGAGGGACACCCCCCTCAGTAAG gtggaggagggtctaGACCTGAACAAGCTGACGTCCTGGTTGGATCAGATGAAAGAGAAGACGGTGGCGGTCCACATCCCTCGCTTCAGGATCGGGGACAGCTTCAGTgtgaaggagaagctgcaggacaTGGGACTGACGGACCTGTTTAGCTCCGAGAGGGCCAGTCTGCCAG ggaTGTTGGAGGACGGAAGTGAAGGTCTCCACATCTCTGACGCCTTCCATAAAGCCTTTCTGGAG GTGAATGAGGAGGGCAGCGAGGCGGGCGCAGCCACCGCCGTCGTGGCCATCGGCCGCTCCCTCAACTTGAACCGGGAGGTGTTTCTGGCCAACAGGCCGTTTCTGCTGCTCATCAGAGAGTCCACCATTAACTCCCTGCTGTTTACCGCCAGAGTGGCTGACCCCTGCGACCAGTGA
- the stil gene encoding SCL-interrupting locus protein homolog isoform X1: MSCPVNLQALPSGVFEAVFTPENLKGRTSMNSLTTLSFPKSRSALWDGSPAGEELRLGLCARRRPRLVLLEKALRLAQRHARHSNKPRLLCFLLGSVCIDADGEGVTVTLDRFDPGRQQAGSVSRVPSALLPGDVLVPCCVSTQAETPSDAAIQSEADLHDCFKALQQSVSGRQTLDLSQLMKVRGHVVCSQQSDAAALALSWSAVCPSVTVQVQPVRAVPVIPTALLRSLTGIDRPAPPPHAASRHRGFLTMDQTRKLLLLLESDPKASNLPLVGLWLSGVTHVSNPQVWAWCVRFLYSSALQDRVLSESRCFLLVLFASTHRAPQFFQCRGPGPGPGPGPAPQLDYQLLTAGQCVTLYQQVASVEGRTLQCELRSEDHSRQAEVFREARTSFSRTAPPAAGLSVSDQDSGVEDEDLSPRPSPSPHAPAQQARRVQPSVPELSLLMDSSFTSNQNARQSPGSAHRDPPPPPAAVGRKSAPPTINTTASSAPRPAAAPPHHHSTPNSNLQEPCSCCTTYNCTTIFSSPRLHPAPLPPSSKCHTPPPFSQPPSSLPLSSHHNTPPPPCSHHPASLPPSSHHHTPPPSFSQNLAPLPPSPHHNTPPPCGHHPASTPPSSHHPTTLSSSVLANSLSSLHYTPPPFSTHSPHSTSSPPPAPPPPCHCGHSPPTQWCGDSSSPRPSRPAEADSASPTRLFRPACVSQCCDQLGGVVPPDTYQLLLHQDRQLRLLQAQVQMLLQAQGRPQPSVGPVEAPAPRSTVSIAVGTGASLFWGEPVQSPLPPQEVPAPPSSYSSHGDLSVIGSAGRAEDREAACPPSGQNSVSGLQSPVLGESVSMYGEQQSFYHNLMTQVTSRLQESDSKQEVEEESRRRSLPESSQSRRRQSGGGDPVLAATVRQLQQLGVAVDRDDLTEPKRRVHETVESSSTLASINPAAVLSRLSVSEPAASALFSEGSVDLSLEANAIALRYLSDSQLSRLSVGGHAPRPGPASNHSLMSVSNMSLATRKYMRRYGLIEEEEEEDDDDEEEEEEEDKKQEADVLNSKLLPQGQLIRGPRPKTQPLVNAADKENRSGKRPSLLRASARRTDGSMGNILDLSRLRQLPKLF; encoded by the exons ATGAGCTGCCCAGTGAACCTGCAGGCTCTGCCGTCCGGAGTGTTTGAGGCGGTTTTCACTCCAGAGAACTTGAAAGGAAG AACCTCAATGAACTCTCTCACTACGCTGAGTTTCCCCAAATCCAGATCAGCTCTGTGGGACGGCAGCCCTGCAGGAGAGGAGCTCCGCCTGGGGCTCTGTGCTCGCAG gaggccTCGGCTAGTGCTGTTGGAGAAAGCTCTGCGACTGGCCCAACGCCATGCCCGTCACAGCAACAAGCCCCGCCTCCTGTGTTTCCTCCTGGGTTCAGTGTGTATCGATGCAg ATGGGGAGGGGGTCACTGTGACTCTGGACCGGTTCGACCCGGGTCGGCAGCAGGCTGGATCCGTGAGCAGAGTCCCCTCTGCTCTGCTGCCTGGAGACGTCCTGGTCCCCTGTTGTGTCTCCACGCAGGCCGAGACCCCGTCCGACGCCGCCATCCAGTCGGAGGCCGACCTGCATGACTGCTTCAAG GCGCTGCAGCAGAGTGTGAGCGGCAGGCAGACCCTGGATCTGTCTCAGCTgatgaaggtcagaggtcacgtcGTCTGCTCCCAGCAGTCCGACGCTGCGGCGCTCGCCCTCAGCTGGTCGGCCGTCTGTCCGTCCGTCACCGTGCAGGTGCAGCCGGTCCGAGCCGTCCCCGTCATCCCCACCGCGCTGCTGAGGAGTCTGACCGGCATCGACCGGCCGGCGCCGCCCCCGCACGCCGCCAGCCGCCACCGAGG gttCCTGACCATGGATCAGACCAggaagctgctcctgctgctggagtCAGACCCGAAAGCCTCCAACCTGCCGCTAGTGGGGCT CTGGCTGAGTGGAGTCACACACGTCTCCAACCCTCAGGTGTGGGCCTGGTGTGTGAGGTTCCTGTACAGCTCCGCCCTGCAGGACAG AGTTCTTTCAGAGAGCCGCTGTTTCCTCCTCGTCTTGTTCGCCTCCACCCACAGAGCGCCTCAGTTCTTTCAATGCcgtggaccaggaccaggacctggACCAGGACCGGCACCGCAGCTGGACTACCAGCTGCTGACCGCCGGCCAGTGCGTCACGCTGTACCAG CAGGTGGCCTCGGTGGAGGGGCGGACTCTGCAGTGTGAGCTGCGCTCGGAGGATCACAGCAGACAGGCGGAGGTCTTCAGGGAGGCCAGGACGTCCTTCAGCAG AActgccccccccgctgccggtcTGTCTGTCAGCGATCAGGACTCAGGGGTTGAGGACGAGGACTTGTCTCCGCGGCCGTCCCCGAGCCCCCACGCCCCCGCTCAGCAG GCTCGGAGAGTCCAGCCGTCTGTTCCTGAACTTTCTCTGCTGATGGACAGCAGCTTCACCTCCAATCAGAACGCTCGGCAAAGCCCTGGCTCCGCCCACagagaccctcctcctcctcctgctgctgttgggAGGAAGTCTGCTCCTCCAACCATAAACACCACCGCCTCCTCAGCTCCCAGacctgctgctgcacctcctcacCACCACAGCACCCCCAACTCCAACCTGCAGGAGccctgctcctgctgcaccacCTACAACTGCACCACCATCTTCTCCTCCCCAAGGCTTcaccctgctcctcttcctccatcctccaaATGTCACACTCCTCCTCCCTTTAGTCAACCCccatcttctcttcctctaTCCTCCCATCACAACACTCCTCCGCCCCCTTGCAGTCACCAccctgcttctcttcctccatcttccCACCAtcacactcctcctccttcattcaGTCAAAAccttgctcctcttcctccatcccccCATCACAACACTCCTCCTCCCTGTGGTCATCACCCTGCTTCTACTCCTCCATCCAGTCACCATCCAACGACTCTTTCTTCCTCCGTTCTTGCtaattctctctcctcccttcacTATACTCCACCTCCTTTCTCCACCCACTCTCCTCACAGCACGtcgtctcctccccctgctcctcctcctccttgtcactGCGGCCACTCTCCTCCCACCCAGTGGTGCGGTgactcctcctcccctcgccCCTCCCGTCCAGCAGAAGCAGACTCTGCGTCTCCCACCAGGCTTTTCCGTCCCGCCTGTGTGAGTCAGTGCTGTGATCAGTTGGGGGGGGTCGTTCCCCCTGACACctaccagctcctcctccatcaggacCGACAGCTGCGCCTACTGCAGGCACAG GTCCAGATGCTGCTGCAGGCTCAGGGCAGACCTCAACCCTCCGTTGGGCCGGTGGAGGCTCCGGCGCCCAGGAGCACCGTCAGCATCGCAGTAGGGACAG GGGCCAGTTTGTTTTGGGGGGAACCTGTCCAgtcgcccctcccccctcaggaGGTACCCGCCCCTCCTTCTTCCTACTCCTCGCACGGCGACCTGTCCGTCATCGGGTCTGCAGGCCGCGCTGAGGACCGCGAGGCCGCATGCCCCCCCTCCGGTCAGAACAG CGTCAGCGGTCTGCAGAGTCCCGTTCTGGGAGAGAGCGTCAGCATGTACGGAGAGCAGCAGAGCTTCTACCACAACCTGATG ACTCAGGTCACCAGTCGTCTCCAGGAGTCCGAtagtaaacaggaagtagaagagGAGTCCAGAAGGAGGAGCCTGCCTGAGTCCTCCCAGTCCAGGAGGAGGCAGAGCGGTGGAGGCGACCCGGTACTCGCAGCCACCGtgaggcagctgcagcagctcgggGTCGCTGTGGACCGAGACGATCTGACGGAGCCGAAGCGCAGAGTCCACGAGACGGTGGAGAGCAGCAG CACTCTGGCGAGCATCAACCCGGCGGCGGTTCTGTCCAGGCTGAGCGTGTCCGAGCCGGCGGCGAGCGCTCTGTTCTCTGAAGGCAGCGTGGATCTGAGCCTGGAGGCCAACGCCATCGCCCTGCGCTACCTGAGCGACTCCCAGCTgagcagactctctgtgggaGGCCACGCCCCTCGCCCAGGGCCCGCCTCCAACCACTCCCTGATGTCTGTTAGCAACATGTCTCTGGCCACCAGGAAGTACATGAGGAGGTATGGCTTgatcgaagaggaggaggaggaggatgacgacgacgaggaagaagaagaagaagaggacaagAAGCAGGAGGCAGATGTTCTGAATTCTAAACTCCTCCCACAAGGTCAGCTGATCCGGGGCCCTCGGCCCAAAACGCAGCCGTTAGTGAACGCTGCCGACAAGGAGAACCGTTCCGGCAAGCGGCCATCTTTACTGAGAGCGAGCGCCCGCCGGACGGACGGATCGATGGGAAACATCTTGGACCTGAGCCGCCTCAGACAGCTGCCCAAACTCTTCTAA
- the stil gene encoding SCL-interrupting locus protein homolog isoform X2, giving the protein MSCPVNLQALPSGVFEAVFTPENLKGRTSMNSLTTLSFPKSRSALWDGSPAGEELRLGLCARRRPRLVLLEKALRLAQRHARHSNKPRLLCFLLGSVCIDADGEGVTVTLDRFDPGRQQAGSVSRVPSALLPGDVLVPCCVSTQAETPSDAAIQSEADLHDCFKALQQSVSGRQTLDLSQLMKVRGHVVCSQQSDAAALALSWSAVCPSVTVQVQPVRAVPVIPTALLRSLTGIDRPAPPPHAASRHRGFLTMDQTRKLLLLLESDPKASNLPLVGLWLSGVTHVSNPQVWAWCVRFLYSSALQDRVLSESRCFLLVLFASTHRAPQFFQCRGPGPGPGPGPAPQLDYQLLTAGQCVTLYQVASVEGRTLQCELRSEDHSRQAEVFREARTSFSRTAPPAAGLSVSDQDSGVEDEDLSPRPSPSPHAPAQQARRVQPSVPELSLLMDSSFTSNQNARQSPGSAHRDPPPPPAAVGRKSAPPTINTTASSAPRPAAAPPHHHSTPNSNLQEPCSCCTTYNCTTIFSSPRLHPAPLPPSSKCHTPPPFSQPPSSLPLSSHHNTPPPPCSHHPASLPPSSHHHTPPPSFSQNLAPLPPSPHHNTPPPCGHHPASTPPSSHHPTTLSSSVLANSLSSLHYTPPPFSTHSPHSTSSPPPAPPPPCHCGHSPPTQWCGDSSSPRPSRPAEADSASPTRLFRPACVSQCCDQLGGVVPPDTYQLLLHQDRQLRLLQAQVQMLLQAQGRPQPSVGPVEAPAPRSTVSIAVGTGASLFWGEPVQSPLPPQEVPAPPSSYSSHGDLSVIGSAGRAEDREAACPPSGQNSVSGLQSPVLGESVSMYGEQQSFYHNLMTQVTSRLQESDSKQEVEEESRRRSLPESSQSRRRQSGGGDPVLAATVRQLQQLGVAVDRDDLTEPKRRVHETVESSSTLASINPAAVLSRLSVSEPAASALFSEGSVDLSLEANAIALRYLSDSQLSRLSVGGHAPRPGPASNHSLMSVSNMSLATRKYMRRYGLIEEEEEEDDDDEEEEEEEDKKQEADVLNSKLLPQGQLIRGPRPKTQPLVNAADKENRSGKRPSLLRASARRTDGSMGNILDLSRLRQLPKLF; this is encoded by the exons ATGAGCTGCCCAGTGAACCTGCAGGCTCTGCCGTCCGGAGTGTTTGAGGCGGTTTTCACTCCAGAGAACTTGAAAGGAAG AACCTCAATGAACTCTCTCACTACGCTGAGTTTCCCCAAATCCAGATCAGCTCTGTGGGACGGCAGCCCTGCAGGAGAGGAGCTCCGCCTGGGGCTCTGTGCTCGCAG gaggccTCGGCTAGTGCTGTTGGAGAAAGCTCTGCGACTGGCCCAACGCCATGCCCGTCACAGCAACAAGCCCCGCCTCCTGTGTTTCCTCCTGGGTTCAGTGTGTATCGATGCAg ATGGGGAGGGGGTCACTGTGACTCTGGACCGGTTCGACCCGGGTCGGCAGCAGGCTGGATCCGTGAGCAGAGTCCCCTCTGCTCTGCTGCCTGGAGACGTCCTGGTCCCCTGTTGTGTCTCCACGCAGGCCGAGACCCCGTCCGACGCCGCCATCCAGTCGGAGGCCGACCTGCATGACTGCTTCAAG GCGCTGCAGCAGAGTGTGAGCGGCAGGCAGACCCTGGATCTGTCTCAGCTgatgaaggtcagaggtcacgtcGTCTGCTCCCAGCAGTCCGACGCTGCGGCGCTCGCCCTCAGCTGGTCGGCCGTCTGTCCGTCCGTCACCGTGCAGGTGCAGCCGGTCCGAGCCGTCCCCGTCATCCCCACCGCGCTGCTGAGGAGTCTGACCGGCATCGACCGGCCGGCGCCGCCCCCGCACGCCGCCAGCCGCCACCGAGG gttCCTGACCATGGATCAGACCAggaagctgctcctgctgctggagtCAGACCCGAAAGCCTCCAACCTGCCGCTAGTGGGGCT CTGGCTGAGTGGAGTCACACACGTCTCCAACCCTCAGGTGTGGGCCTGGTGTGTGAGGTTCCTGTACAGCTCCGCCCTGCAGGACAG AGTTCTTTCAGAGAGCCGCTGTTTCCTCCTCGTCTTGTTCGCCTCCACCCACAGAGCGCCTCAGTTCTTTCAATGCcgtggaccaggaccaggacctggACCAGGACCGGCACCGCAGCTGGACTACCAGCTGCTGACCGCCGGCCAGTGCGTCACGCTGTACCAG GTGGCCTCGGTGGAGGGGCGGACTCTGCAGTGTGAGCTGCGCTCGGAGGATCACAGCAGACAGGCGGAGGTCTTCAGGGAGGCCAGGACGTCCTTCAGCAG AActgccccccccgctgccggtcTGTCTGTCAGCGATCAGGACTCAGGGGTTGAGGACGAGGACTTGTCTCCGCGGCCGTCCCCGAGCCCCCACGCCCCCGCTCAGCAG GCTCGGAGAGTCCAGCCGTCTGTTCCTGAACTTTCTCTGCTGATGGACAGCAGCTTCACCTCCAATCAGAACGCTCGGCAAAGCCCTGGCTCCGCCCACagagaccctcctcctcctcctgctgctgttgggAGGAAGTCTGCTCCTCCAACCATAAACACCACCGCCTCCTCAGCTCCCAGacctgctgctgcacctcctcacCACCACAGCACCCCCAACTCCAACCTGCAGGAGccctgctcctgctgcaccacCTACAACTGCACCACCATCTTCTCCTCCCCAAGGCTTcaccctgctcctcttcctccatcctccaaATGTCACACTCCTCCTCCCTTTAGTCAACCCccatcttctcttcctctaTCCTCCCATCACAACACTCCTCCGCCCCCTTGCAGTCACCAccctgcttctcttcctccatcttccCACCAtcacactcctcctccttcattcaGTCAAAAccttgctcctcttcctccatcccccCATCACAACACTCCTCCTCCCTGTGGTCATCACCCTGCTTCTACTCCTCCATCCAGTCACCATCCAACGACTCTTTCTTCCTCCGTTCTTGCtaattctctctcctcccttcacTATACTCCACCTCCTTTCTCCACCCACTCTCCTCACAGCACGtcgtctcctccccctgctcctcctcctccttgtcactGCGGCCACTCTCCTCCCACCCAGTGGTGCGGTgactcctcctcccctcgccCCTCCCGTCCAGCAGAAGCAGACTCTGCGTCTCCCACCAGGCTTTTCCGTCCCGCCTGTGTGAGTCAGTGCTGTGATCAGTTGGGGGGGGTCGTTCCCCCTGACACctaccagctcctcctccatcaggacCGACAGCTGCGCCTACTGCAGGCACAG GTCCAGATGCTGCTGCAGGCTCAGGGCAGACCTCAACCCTCCGTTGGGCCGGTGGAGGCTCCGGCGCCCAGGAGCACCGTCAGCATCGCAGTAGGGACAG GGGCCAGTTTGTTTTGGGGGGAACCTGTCCAgtcgcccctcccccctcaggaGGTACCCGCCCCTCCTTCTTCCTACTCCTCGCACGGCGACCTGTCCGTCATCGGGTCTGCAGGCCGCGCTGAGGACCGCGAGGCCGCATGCCCCCCCTCCGGTCAGAACAG CGTCAGCGGTCTGCAGAGTCCCGTTCTGGGAGAGAGCGTCAGCATGTACGGAGAGCAGCAGAGCTTCTACCACAACCTGATG ACTCAGGTCACCAGTCGTCTCCAGGAGTCCGAtagtaaacaggaagtagaagagGAGTCCAGAAGGAGGAGCCTGCCTGAGTCCTCCCAGTCCAGGAGGAGGCAGAGCGGTGGAGGCGACCCGGTACTCGCAGCCACCGtgaggcagctgcagcagctcgggGTCGCTGTGGACCGAGACGATCTGACGGAGCCGAAGCGCAGAGTCCACGAGACGGTGGAGAGCAGCAG CACTCTGGCGAGCATCAACCCGGCGGCGGTTCTGTCCAGGCTGAGCGTGTCCGAGCCGGCGGCGAGCGCTCTGTTCTCTGAAGGCAGCGTGGATCTGAGCCTGGAGGCCAACGCCATCGCCCTGCGCTACCTGAGCGACTCCCAGCTgagcagactctctgtgggaGGCCACGCCCCTCGCCCAGGGCCCGCCTCCAACCACTCCCTGATGTCTGTTAGCAACATGTCTCTGGCCACCAGGAAGTACATGAGGAGGTATGGCTTgatcgaagaggaggaggaggaggatgacgacgacgaggaagaagaagaagaagaggacaagAAGCAGGAGGCAGATGTTCTGAATTCTAAACTCCTCCCACAAGGTCAGCTGATCCGGGGCCCTCGGCCCAAAACGCAGCCGTTAGTGAACGCTGCCGACAAGGAGAACCGTTCCGGCAAGCGGCCATCTTTACTGAGAGCGAGCGCCCGCCGGACGGACGGATCGATGGGAAACATCTTGGACCTGAGCCGCCTCAGACAGCTGCCCAAACTCTTCTAA